The following are encoded in a window of Gossypium raimondii isolate GPD5lz chromosome 13, ASM2569854v1, whole genome shotgun sequence genomic DNA:
- the LOC105782881 gene encoding autophagy-related protein 8C-like — protein sequence MAKSSFKLEHPLERRQAEAARIREKYPDRIPVIVERAEKTDVPEIDKKKYLVPADLTVGQFVYVVRKRIKLSPEKAIFIFVKNILPPTAAMLSAIYEENKDEDGFLYMTYSGENTFGIIEAHDQDISM from the exons ATGGCCAAGAGCTCCTTTAAGTTGGAACATCCCCTCG AAAGGAGGCAGGCTGAAGCTGCTCGGATTAGGGAAAAGTATCCGGACAGAATCCCG GTGATTGTTGAAAGGGCGGAGAAGACTGATGTACCTGAGATTGATAAGAAAAA ATATCTGGTTCCTGCTGATCTAACAGTTGGCCAATTTGTCTATGTTGTACGGAAGAGGATTAAGCTCAGTCCTGAGAAGGCTATATTCATTTTCGTGAAGAACATTCTACCCCCAACTG CTGCTATGTTGTCTGCCATATACGAGGAAAACAAGGACGAAGATGgttttctttacatgacttacAGCGGTGAAAACACATTTGGGATCATTGAGGCACATGATCAAGATATATCCATGTGA